One segment of Stappia sp. 28M-7 DNA contains the following:
- a CDS encoding YqgE/AlgH family protein translates to MKSDDLSRTSLAGQLLIAMPQMADERFAHSVIYLCAHSAEGAMGIIVNQRAPSLSFPELLRQLDIIPDDESIRLPAPADRMQVHRGGPVETGRGFVLHSQDFVIANSTMPVQDGICLTATLDILRAIAEGRGPAQAMLALGYAGWGAGQLEAEIQENGWITGPADEAIVFDTALDSKWDRALAKIGIAPAMLSSEAGHA, encoded by the coding sequence ATGAAAAGCGACGACCTCAGCCGGACCTCGCTCGCGGGGCAGCTGCTGATCGCGATGCCGCAAATGGCGGACGAGCGCTTCGCGCATTCCGTGATCTATCTGTGCGCCCATTCGGCGGAAGGGGCGATGGGCATCATCGTCAACCAGCGGGCGCCGAGCCTCAGCTTTCCCGAGCTGCTGCGCCAGCTCGACATCATCCCCGACGACGAGAGCATCCGCCTGCCGGCGCCTGCCGACCGCATGCAGGTGCATCGCGGCGGCCCGGTGGAGACCGGGCGCGGCTTCGTGCTGCATTCGCAGGACTTCGTCATCGCCAACTCGACCATGCCGGTGCAGGACGGCATCTGCCTGACCGCGACGCTCGACATCCTGCGCGCCATCGCCGAAGGGCGCGGGCCGGCACAGGCGATGCTGGCGCTCGGTTATGCCGGATGGGGCGCCGGGCAGCTGGAAGCCGAGATCCAGGAAAACGGCTGGATCACCGGACCGGCGGACGAGGCGATCGTCTTCGACACCGCGCTCGACAGCAAGTGGGACCGGGCGCTCGCCAAGATCGGCATCGCGCCGGCCATGCTGTCCAGCGAAGCCGGCCACGCCTGA
- a CDS encoding M16 family metallopeptidase produces the protein MPHLRTAALGVWVGAGSRSETPDQNGITHLLEHMAFKGTATRTARQIAEEIEAVGGELNASTSVEHTNYYARILAEDVPLAVELIADILQNSSFDAEELAREKHVILQEIGAAHDTPDDKVFDQFQETAWSDQAIGRPILGTRETVMSFTPEDLRAYLSEHYRAENMVLAAAGAVDHDAVVKLAEEHLGGLSGKPSIEPVAAHYNGGSTLLERELMEVQLVLGFEGVPYRAPDYYSVQVLASVMGGGMSSRLFQEIRETRGLCYAIYSFHWAFQDTGLFGVHAATGEEDIGELFPVLVDELGRASQEIVQADLDRSKAQIRAGLMMSLESPAARAGQIARQLMIHGEVLSPEEIQSRIDAVTLDSVRAAAAKVFAGVPTLSVVGPKTGGLPLPLDADAVAERLGGAMPARAVGA, from the coding sequence ATGCCGCACCTGCGCACCGCCGCGCTCGGCGTGTGGGTGGGAGCGGGCTCCCGCTCCGAGACGCCGGACCAGAACGGCATCACTCATCTGCTCGAACACATGGCCTTCAAGGGCACGGCGACCCGCACGGCGCGGCAGATCGCCGAGGAGATCGAGGCGGTCGGCGGCGAGCTGAACGCCTCCACCAGCGTCGAGCACACCAACTACTATGCCCGCATCCTGGCCGAGGACGTGCCGCTGGCGGTCGAGCTGATCGCCGACATCCTGCAGAATTCCAGCTTCGATGCGGAGGAACTGGCGCGCGAGAAGCACGTGATCCTGCAGGAGATCGGTGCCGCGCACGACACGCCCGACGACAAGGTGTTCGACCAGTTCCAGGAAACCGCCTGGAGCGACCAGGCGATCGGCCGGCCGATCCTGGGCACCCGCGAGACGGTGATGTCCTTCACGCCGGAGGACCTGCGCGCCTATCTTTCCGAGCATTACCGGGCCGAGAACATGGTGCTGGCAGCCGCCGGCGCGGTGGACCACGACGCGGTGGTGAAGCTGGCCGAAGAGCATCTGGGCGGCCTGTCGGGCAAGCCGAGCATCGAGCCGGTCGCCGCCCACTATAACGGCGGCAGCACCTTGCTGGAGCGCGAGCTGATGGAGGTCCAGCTGGTGCTGGGCTTCGAGGGCGTGCCCTACCGCGCGCCCGACTACTACTCGGTGCAGGTGCTGGCCTCGGTGATGGGCGGGGGCATGTCCTCGCGCCTGTTCCAGGAAATCCGCGAGACCCGCGGCCTGTGCTACGCGATCTACTCCTTCCACTGGGCGTTCCAGGACACCGGCCTGTTCGGCGTCCATGCGGCGACAGGCGAGGAGGATATCGGCGAGCTCTTCCCCGTGCTGGTGGACGAACTCGGCCGCGCCTCGCAGGAGATCGTGCAGGCCGACCTCGACCGCTCGAAGGCGCAGATCCGCGCCGGACTGATGATGTCGCTGGAAAGCCCGGCCGCCCGCGCGGGCCAGATCGCCCGCCAGCTGATGATCCATGGCGAGGTACTGTCGCCGGAGGAGATCCAGAGCCGCATCGACGCGGTGACGCTGGACAGCGTGCGCGCTGCCGCCGCCAAGGTCTTCGCCGGGGTGCCGACGCTCTCCGTCGTCGGGCCGAAGACGGGCGGCCTGCCGCTGCCGCTCGACGCCGACGCGGTGGCCGAGCGGCTGGGTGGTGCCATGCCGGCGCGCGCCGTCGGCGCCTGA
- a CDS encoding GNAT family N-acetyltransferase translates to MSLFRAFSGSEPVRTLIAGEGDTALMLRQPQPQDHAQWAALREASHAFLQPWEPLWAADELSRASYRRRLRRYAREMREDRAYPFFLFRLADGVLVGGATLSNIRRGVAQTASLGYWMGAPHAGRGHMSRAVQALLAFAFSELSLHRVEAACLPHNVASRRLLEKAGFCREGYARRYLRIAGEWQDHLLFARLAGDTAAPQGLATISAASVAVWQAQVPADPGTDAGAGEKEIL, encoded by the coding sequence ATGTCCTTGTTCCGGGCCTTCTCCGGCTCCGAGCCGGTCCGGACCCTGATTGCGGGGGAGGGGGACACTGCCCTGATGCTGCGCCAGCCGCAGCCGCAGGACCATGCCCAATGGGCGGCATTGCGAGAGGCGAGCCACGCCTTCCTGCAGCCCTGGGAGCCGCTATGGGCGGCGGACGAGCTGTCGCGCGCCTCCTATCGCCGGCGCCTGCGCCGCTATGCGCGCGAAATGCGCGAGGACCGGGCCTACCCCTTCTTCCTGTTCCGCCTCGCCGACGGGGTGCTGGTGGGCGGGGCGACGCTGTCCAACATCCGCCGCGGCGTGGCGCAGACCGCCTCGCTCGGCTACTGGATGGGCGCCCCGCATGCAGGACGGGGCCATATGAGCCGGGCGGTGCAGGCACTGCTCGCCTTCGCCTTTTCTGAACTGTCGCTGCACCGGGTCGAGGCGGCCTGCCTGCCGCACAATGTCGCCTCGCGTCGGCTCCTTGAAAAAGCCGGCTTTTGCCGCGAGGGCTACGCCCGCCGCTACCTGCGCATCGCCGGGGAATGGCAGGATCATCTGCTGTTCGCCCGTCTGGCCGGCGATACCGCCGCGCCGCAGGGCCTTGCCACCATCTCCGCCGCAAGCGTCGCCGTCTGGCAGGCGCAGGTCCCGGCGGACCCCGGCACGGACGCCGGTGCCGGAGAGAAAGAAATCTTGTGA
- a CDS encoding EAL domain-containing protein — MPISLRQRALRDVKRTNRLPLFRFLVLALAAWLITYAPAAAIEAVEVRSSTDALDLTGAVDLYPNEGASLQVSTAPGADGIVRRIEVNSRDGTNTSWAVFALSNPGDEQIDRLIVAPFFQLVGSRLIWPDLGASRIASITPSQGIAPERQSSQEADVFLITLDPGAVVTYVVEMRTPGLPQLRLWEPDVYKDTVNAYTLYRGIILGISGLLALFLTILFVVKGTIMFPATAVLAWSVLAYLTIDFGFWNKVLQITPGEEQLYRACAEVALAASLIIFLYAYLNLNRWHIRYSHLALGTLILVLGLLGIAVWDPSVAAGIARVSLGIIGVLGFAVIAALALQGYDRAIMLVPTWVLLLSWLVGAAMTVTGSLANDIVQPALAGGLVLIVLLIGFTVMQHAFAGGAIAQGLISDVERRALALTGSGDIIWDWDVDRDRISTGNEVEDLLGLKQGLLEGPARDWLDVLHPQDRDTFRTTLDAVIDQRRGRISQAFRLRADDGHFRWFRLRARPIVGSDGEVIRCVGTLLDITDQKVTEERLLHDAVHDNLTGLPNRELFMDRLQAAIARSRAEKLGRPSVLIIDLDRFKQVNDSIGLSAGDSILLTIARRVSRQLKPQDSLSRLSGDTYALLLLSEQSADRIAAFADAVRRAVRSPITFGEREVFLTSSVGIAIYETEGSSAAELMREADMAMNHAKRLGGDRVEVFRPTLQTGTRSRAELEGDLRKALKTDGITVFYQPIVRLVDRSIAGFEVLARWNHPTRGAISPAEFIPIAEQSGIINELGLFVLDKGARQLADWQQSFRLPVPLFASVNISSLQLLRHDLINDVKSVLSRSSIAPGTLKLELTESVVMANPEYSARMLERLRALGAGLSLDDFGTGYSSLSYLQRFRFDTIKVDQSFVRPNGRSARPVILRSIIALGHDLGMQVVAEGAETESDSLELHQLGCEYAQGFLFGQPMEAAQATKLLQSEMDALRS; from the coding sequence ATGCCGATAAGTCTCCGGCAACGCGCGTTGCGCGACGTGAAACGGACGAACCGCTTGCCCCTTTTCAGGTTCCTTGTGCTCGCGCTGGCGGCGTGGCTGATCACCTATGCTCCGGCAGCAGCCATCGAGGCGGTCGAGGTTCGCTCCTCCACCGATGCGCTGGACCTGACCGGCGCCGTCGATCTCTATCCCAACGAGGGCGCCAGCCTGCAGGTCTCGACCGCGCCCGGCGCCGACGGCATCGTCCGCCGCATCGAGGTGAATTCGCGCGACGGCACCAACACCAGCTGGGCCGTCTTCGCCCTGTCCAATCCCGGCGACGAACAGATCGACCGGCTGATCGTCGCCCCGTTCTTCCAGCTCGTCGGCTCGCGGCTGATCTGGCCGGATCTCGGCGCCTCGCGCATCGCCTCGATCACGCCGAGCCAGGGCATCGCGCCCGAGCGGCAGTCGAGCCAGGAGGCGGACGTCTTCCTGATCACGCTCGATCCCGGCGCGGTGGTCACCTATGTGGTGGAGATGCGCACGCCCGGCCTGCCGCAGCTGCGCCTGTGGGAGCCGGACGTCTACAAGGACACGGTCAACGCCTACACGCTCTATCGCGGCATCATCCTCGGCATTTCCGGCCTTCTCGCCCTGTTCCTGACCATCCTCTTCGTGGTCAAGGGCACGATCATGTTCCCGGCGACGGCGGTTCTGGCCTGGTCGGTTCTGGCCTATCTGACCATCGACTTCGGGTTCTGGAACAAGGTCCTGCAGATCACGCCGGGTGAGGAACAGCTGTACCGCGCCTGCGCCGAGGTGGCGCTGGCGGCGAGCCTGATCATCTTCCTCTACGCCTATCTGAACCTCAACCGCTGGCACATCCGTTACAGCCACCTGGCGCTCGGCACCTTGATCCTGGTGCTCGGCCTGCTCGGCATCGCCGTCTGGGACCCCTCCGTCGCCGCCGGCATCGCCCGCGTCTCGCTCGGCATCATCGGCGTGCTGGGCTTTGCGGTGATCGCGGCGCTGGCGCTGCAGGGCTACGACCGGGCGATCATGCTGGTGCCGACCTGGGTGCTGCTGCTGTCCTGGCTGGTGGGCGCGGCGATGACCGTGACCGGATCGTTGGCCAACGACATCGTCCAGCCGGCGCTGGCCGGCGGCCTGGTGCTGATCGTGCTGCTGATCGGCTTCACGGTGATGCAGCACGCCTTCGCGGGCGGTGCCATCGCGCAAGGACTGATTTCCGACGTGGAGCGGCGGGCGCTGGCGCTGACCGGCTCCGGCGACATCATCTGGGACTGGGACGTCGACCGCGACCGCATCTCCACCGGCAACGAGGTGGAGGACCTGCTCGGCCTCAAGCAGGGCCTGCTGGAGGGGCCGGCGCGCGACTGGCTCGACGTGCTGCACCCGCAGGATCGCGACACGTTCCGCACCACGCTGGACGCGGTGATAGACCAGCGCCGCGGCCGCATCTCGCAGGCCTTCCGCCTGCGCGCCGACGACGGCCATTTCCGCTGGTTCCGCCTGCGCGCGCGGCCCATCGTCGGGTCCGACGGCGAGGTGATCCGCTGCGTCGGCACGCTGCTCGACATCACCGACCAGAAGGTGACCGAGGAGCGGCTGCTGCACGATGCGGTGCATGACAACCTGACCGGCCTGCCCAACCGCGAGCTGTTCATGGACCGGCTGCAGGCGGCCATCGCCCGCTCGCGCGCGGAAAAGCTCGGCCGTCCTTCCGTGCTGATCATCGATCTCGACCGCTTCAAGCAGGTCAACGATTCCATCGGCCTGTCCGCCGGCGACAGCATCCTGCTGACCATCGCGCGGCGCGTGTCGCGCCAGCTGAAGCCGCAGGATTCGCTCTCGCGCCTGTCCGGCGACACCTATGCGCTGCTGCTCCTGTCCGAACAGTCGGCCGACCGGATCGCCGCCTTCGCCGACGCGGTGCGCCGCGCGGTGCGCTCGCCCATCACCTTCGGCGAGCGGGAAGTGTTCCTGACCTCCTCCGTCGGCATCGCCATCTACGAGACCGAAGGGTCCTCGGCGGCCGAGCTGATGCGCGAGGCGGACATGGCGATGAACCATGCCAAGCGGCTCGGCGGCGACCGGGTGGAGGTGTTCCGCCCGACGCTGCAGACCGGCACGCGCAGCCGCGCCGAGCTGGAAGGCGATCTGCGCAAGGCGCTGAAGACCGACGGCATCACCGTGTTCTACCAGCCCATCGTGCGCCTGGTGGATCGCTCCATCGCCGGCTTCGAGGTTCTGGCCCGCTGGAACCACCCGACGCGCGGGGCGATCTCGCCGGCGGAATTCATCCCCATCGCCGAGCAGTCGGGCATCATCAACGAGCTGGGCCTGTTCGTGCTGGACAAGGGCGCGCGCCAGCTCGCCGACTGGCAGCAGAGCTTCCGCCTGCCGGTGCCGCTGTTCGCCAGCGTCAACATCTCCTCGCTGCAGCTGCTGCGCCACGACCTGATCAACGACGTGAAGTCGGTGCTGTCGCGCTCCTCCATCGCGCCGGGAACGCTCAAGCTGGAGCTGACGGAATCGGTGGTGATGGCCAATCCGGAATATTCGGCGCGGATGCTGGAGCGGCTGCGCGCGCTCGGCGCCGGCCTGTCGCTGGACGATTTCGGCACCGGCTATTCCAGCCTCAGCTACCTGCAGCGCTTCCGCTTCGACACGATCAAGGTCGACCAGTCCTTCGTGCGCCCGAACGGCCGCAGCGCCCGTCCGGTGATCCTGCGCTCGATCATCGCGCTCGGTCACGACCTCGGCATGCAGGTGGTGGCGGAAGGGGCGGAGACGGAGTCCGATTCGCTCGAGCTGCACCAGCTCGGCTGCGAATACGCGCAAGGCTTCCTGTTCGGCCAGCCGATGGAAGCCGCGCAAGCGACCAAGCTGCTGCAGTCGGAGATGGACGCGCTGCGGTCGTAA
- a CDS encoding SRPBCC family protein, which yields MSDRIVKKVELKAPVSRVWRALSDHEEFGAWFRVRLDGPFVPGSISTGRMTYPGYEHYPWLATVEKMEPERLLSFRWHDFDEASGLAVGDQPTTLVEFRLEPVEGGTLLTITESGFEALPDARRLEVLRGNTQGWNIQAENIARHVAPSS from the coding sequence ATGAGCGACAGGATCGTCAAGAAGGTGGAGTTGAAGGCGCCGGTTTCGCGGGTCTGGCGGGCGCTGTCGGACCACGAGGAATTCGGCGCGTGGTTTCGGGTCAGGCTCGACGGGCCGTTCGTTCCCGGCAGCATCTCGACCGGCCGGATGACCTATCCCGGCTATGAACATTATCCCTGGCTCGCCACCGTGGAGAAGATGGAGCCGGAGCGGCTGCTCTCCTTCAGGTGGCACGATTTCGACGAGGCGTCCGGCCTCGCGGTTGGCGATCAGCCCACGACGCTGGTCGAGTTCCGGCTGGAGCCGGTGGAGGGGGGAACCTTGCTGACGATCACCGAAAGCGGCTTCGAGGCGCTGCCGGACGCGCGGCGGCTCGAGGTCCTGCGCGGCAACACGCAGGGCTGGAACATCCAGGCGGAGAACATTGCCAGGCATGTCGCACCCTCGAGCTGA
- a CDS encoding helix-turn-helix transcriptional regulator: protein MSHPRADTSSVASVFAALGDPTRLALLSRLADGPAQSVVELTRGTGLTRQGISKHLAVLEEAGVVSSTRVGRESRFAIQPAGLTEASRYLERASRQWDDAAARLRALVED, encoded by the coding sequence ATGTCGCACCCTCGAGCTGACACGTCCTCCGTCGCTTCGGTGTTCGCCGCGCTCGGCGACCCGACACGTCTGGCGCTGCTGTCCCGGCTGGCCGACGGGCCTGCGCAGTCGGTCGTCGAGCTGACGCGCGGCACCGGCCTGACCCGGCAGGGGATCAGCAAGCATCTGGCCGTTCTGGAGGAGGCGGGCGTCGTCTCCAGCACCCGGGTCGGCCGCGAGAGCCGCTTCGCCATCCAGCCGGCCGGACTGACCGAGGCGAGCCGCTATCTGGAGCGTGCCTCGCGGCAATGGGACGATGCGGCGGCGCGGCTGCGCGCGCTCGTCGAGGATTGA
- the rnhA gene encoding ribonuclease HI: protein MSEAAAETRVTIHTDGACSGNPGPGGWGAILRFGEHERELCGGEAQTTNNRMELTAAIEALNALKRSCKVDLHTDSTYVRDGITKWLYNWKRNAWRTADKKPVKNAELWQALDAARGRHDVTWHWVKGHAGHDENERADELARKGMAPFKKK, encoded by the coding sequence ATGAGCGAGGCAGCGGCGGAGACGCGCGTCACCATCCACACGGACGGGGCGTGCTCGGGCAATCCGGGTCCCGGCGGCTGGGGCGCGATCCTGCGTTTCGGCGAGCATGAGCGCGAGCTGTGCGGCGGCGAGGCCCAGACCACCAACAACCGCATGGAGCTGACGGCGGCCATCGAGGCGCTGAACGCCCTCAAGCGCTCGTGCAAGGTCGACCTGCACACCGACAGCACCTATGTGCGCGACGGCATCACCAAGTGGCTTTACAACTGGAAGCGCAACGCCTGGCGCACGGCCGACAAGAAGCCGGTGAAGAATGCCGAGCTGTGGCAGGCGCTTGATGCGGCACGCGGCCGCCACGACGTCACCTGGCACTGGGTCAAGGGCCATGCCGGGCACGACGAGAACGAGCGCGCCGACGAGCTCGCCCGCAAGGGCATGGCGCCGTTCAAGAAAAAGTAG
- the thrB gene encoding homoserine kinase, whose product MAVYTDVSDEDLAAFVALYDIGDTLALKGIAEGVENSNFLLHTTSGYFILTLYEKRVNPADLPFFLELMRHLAARGISCPQPIAARSGAMLGELAGRPAAIISFLDGMWVRRPKREHCAELGEALARFHLAGSDFAGQRPNTLSVDSWRPLLGASLDQADTVVPGLGAELTAELDHLESRWPTGLPSGVIHADLFPDNVFFIGERLSGLIDFYFACNDAFAYDVAICLNAWCFEPDLSFNVTKARALLNGYRQVRDFTDAEFAALPLLARGSALRFLLTRLHDWLRVPPGALVTPKDPREYLRKLRFHQGVSTASDYGLAP is encoded by the coding sequence ATGGCTGTCTACACTGACGTCTCGGACGAGGACCTTGCGGCCTTCGTCGCCCTTTACGATATCGGCGACACGCTGGCCCTGAAGGGCATCGCCGAAGGCGTCGAGAACTCGAACTTCCTGCTGCACACGACGAGCGGCTATTTCATCCTTACGCTCTACGAGAAGCGGGTGAACCCGGCCGACCTGCCGTTCTTCCTGGAGCTGATGCGCCATCTGGCGGCGCGCGGCATTTCCTGCCCGCAGCCGATCGCCGCGCGCTCCGGCGCGATGCTGGGCGAGCTGGCCGGACGGCCCGCCGCCATCATCTCGTTCCTCGACGGCATGTGGGTGCGCCGGCCCAAGCGCGAGCATTGCGCGGAGCTCGGCGAGGCGCTCGCCCGCTTCCATCTCGCCGGTTCGGACTTTGCCGGCCAGCGCCCCAACACCCTGTCGGTGGACAGCTGGCGGCCGCTGCTGGGCGCCTCGCTCGACCAGGCCGACACCGTCGTCCCGGGTCTCGGCGCAGAGCTGACCGCCGAGCTCGATCATCTGGAGAGCCGCTGGCCGACCGGTCTTCCCTCCGGCGTCATCCACGCGGATCTCTTTCCCGACAACGTCTTCTTCATCGGCGAGCGCCTGTCCGGGCTTATCGACTTCTATTTCGCCTGCAACGATGCCTTCGCCTATGACGTGGCGATCTGCCTCAATGCCTGGTGCTTCGAGCCGGACCTCTCCTTCAACGTCACCAAGGCGCGGGCGCTGCTCAACGGATATCGCCAGGTGCGCGACTTCACGGATGCGGAGTTCGCCGCCCTGCCGCTGCTGGCGCGCGGCTCGGCCCTGCGCTTCCTGCTGACCCGCCTGCACGACTGGCTGCGCGTGCCGCCGGGCGCGCTGGTCACTCCGAAGGACCCGCGCGAATACCTGCGCAAGCTGCGCTTCCATCAGGGCGTTTCCACCGCCTCCGACTACGGGCTCGCCCCATGA
- a CDS encoding LysE family translocator, whose protein sequence is MEWLGVFVAVFAIFLPALMLPGPDFIAVVRSSMAHGARAGLLTTAGVSLGLGVYATLSLVGLSALLVQYQWLAVVLRVAGGLYLAWLGLRLLFARPQELELDAAARTPRRNPLVFGFLVTMTNPKAIVLFASVFATSVSATTPAWVLVAMVALVVVSAALWYTLVSLFMSSAPVLRRFSGLQHWIERVAGACFVAIGGRILADARNPLSP, encoded by the coding sequence ATGGAGTGGCTTGGCGTCTTCGTCGCGGTTTTCGCGATCTTCCTGCCGGCCCTGATGCTGCCGGGGCCGGATTTCATCGCCGTCGTGCGCTCCTCGATGGCGCATGGCGCCCGCGCCGGACTGCTGACCACCGCCGGCGTCTCGCTCGGCCTTGGCGTCTACGCGACGCTCTCGCTCGTCGGCCTCTCCGCCCTGCTCGTGCAGTACCAGTGGCTTGCCGTGGTGCTGCGCGTTGCCGGCGGGCTCTATCTCGCCTGGCTCGGCCTCCGGCTGCTCTTTGCCCGGCCACAGGAGCTGGAGCTTGATGCTGCCGCCCGCACCCCGCGCCGCAATCCGCTGGTCTTCGGCTTCCTCGTCACCATGACCAACCCGAAGGCCATCGTGCTGTTCGCCAGTGTCTTCGCCACCTCGGTCAGCGCGACGACGCCAGCCTGGGTGCTCGTCGCCATGGTGGCCCTGGTCGTCGTCTCGGCCGCGCTGTGGTACACGCTGGTCAGCCTGTTCATGTCGTCCGCGCCGGTGCTGCGCCGCTTTTCCGGCCTGCAGCACTGGATCGAGCGCGTGGCCGGCGCCTGCTTCGTCGCCATCGGCGGGCGCATCCTTGCCGATGCACGCAATCCGCTCTCGCCCTGA
- the ispH gene encoding 4-hydroxy-3-methylbut-2-enyl diphosphate reductase — MASDPSAGNRPPLKVLLCAPRGFCAGVDRAVQIVELALERFGAPVYVRHEIVHNKFVVESLKTKGAVFVEELDEIPDGHHDRPVVFSAHGVPKSVPEDARSRNMFYLDATCPLVSKVHKEAEIHFRRGREIVLIGHAGHPEVIGTMGQLPEGAVRLVETVEDARAFEPAGDRPLAWITQTTLSVDDTAQIVEVLTARFPDIVAPHKDDICYATTNRQEAVKAVAPDVEALIVVGAPNSSNSQRLREVAERAGCPVALLVQRAADIPWDTLPPLTSLGITAGASAPEVLVEEIIAAFAERYEVTVDSVRTAEETISFNLPRALREAAE; from the coding sequence TTGGCTTCAGACCCTTCCGCCGGAAACCGCCCGCCGCTCAAGGTGCTGCTTTGCGCCCCGCGGGGCTTTTGCGCCGGCGTCGACCGTGCCGTCCAGATCGTCGAGCTGGCGCTCGAGCGCTTCGGCGCGCCGGTCTACGTGCGTCACGAGATCGTGCACAACAAGTTCGTCGTCGAGAGCCTGAAGACCAAGGGCGCCGTCTTCGTCGAGGAGCTGGACGAGATCCCGGACGGCCATCACGACCGCCCGGTGGTGTTCTCCGCCCATGGCGTGCCGAAGTCGGTGCCCGAGGACGCGCGCTCGCGCAACATGTTCTATCTCGACGCCACCTGCCCGCTGGTCTCCAAGGTCCACAAGGAAGCGGAGATCCACTTCCGCCGCGGCCGCGAGATCGTGCTGATCGGCCATGCCGGCCATCCGGAAGTCATCGGCACGATGGGCCAGCTGCCCGAGGGCGCGGTGCGCCTCGTCGAGACGGTGGAGGACGCGCGAGCGTTCGAGCCGGCCGGCGACCGGCCGCTGGCCTGGATCACCCAGACCACGCTGTCGGTGGACGACACCGCCCAGATCGTCGAGGTGCTGACCGCCCGCTTCCCCGACATCGTCGCCCCGCACAAGGACGACATCTGCTACGCCACCACCAACCGGCAGGAAGCGGTGAAGGCCGTTGCCCCGGACGTCGAGGCGCTGATCGTCGTCGGCGCGCCGAACTCGTCGAACTCGCAGCGCCTGCGCGAGGTCGCCGAGCGTGCCGGCTGCCCGGTCGCGCTCCTCGTGCAGCGCGCCGCCGACATTCCCTGGGACACGCTTCCGCCGCTGACGAGCCTTGGCATCACCGCCGGCGCCTCCGCGCCCGAGGTCTTGGTGGAGGAGATCATCGCCGCATTTGCCGAACGCTACGAGGTCACTGTCGACAGCGTGCGCACGGCTGAGGAGACGATCTCCTTCAACCTGCCGCGCGCCCTGCGCGAGGCGGCCGAGTAA
- the gcvT gene encoding glycine cleavage system aminomethyltransferase GcvT — translation MADHADGPLLSTPLTDLHRELGARLVPFAGYEMPVQYPAGIIAEHSHTREKAGLFDVSHMGQAWLVGPDHETTARALEAMVPSDVAVLKPGRQRYTVLLNAEGGIVDDLMVARPQGPENEGRLFLVVNASRKAVDYALIAANLPDNVKLEVIEDRALIALQGPMAAEVMAAHAPAAADMAFMGVAQMEFDGIAVYVSRSGYTGEDGYEISVPAGAAEPLARALLADERVAPIGLGARDSLRLEAGLCLYGHDLDETTSPVEGAITFVLQKRRKEEANFPGAARILSELADGPSRVRVGLTLAGRAPAREGAEIRAADGSVIGVLTSGGFAPTLGAPIAMGYVDPAHAGVGTPVKLVVRGRELEASIADMPFVPQRYYRKPSA, via the coding sequence ATGGCCGATCACGCCGACGGACCTCTGCTTTCGACGCCCCTGACGGACCTGCACCGCGAGCTCGGTGCGCGTCTCGTGCCGTTCGCCGGCTACGAGATGCCGGTCCAGTATCCCGCCGGCATCATCGCCGAGCACAGCCATACCCGCGAGAAGGCCGGCCTCTTCGACGTGTCGCATATGGGCCAGGCCTGGCTGGTCGGCCCGGACCATGAGACGACGGCCCGCGCGCTCGAGGCGATGGTTCCCTCCGACGTCGCCGTGCTGAAGCCCGGCCGCCAGCGCTACACCGTACTTCTGAATGCCGAAGGCGGCATCGTCGACGACCTGATGGTCGCGCGGCCGCAAGGGCCGGAAAACGAGGGCCGGCTGTTCCTGGTTGTCAACGCCTCGCGCAAGGCGGTCGACTACGCGCTGATCGCGGCGAACCTTCCCGATAACGTGAAGCTGGAGGTCATCGAGGACCGCGCGCTGATCGCGCTGCAGGGCCCGATGGCGGCCGAGGTGATGGCCGCCCATGCGCCGGCCGCCGCGGACATGGCCTTCATGGGCGTTGCGCAGATGGAATTTGACGGCATCGCCGTCTATGTGTCGCGCTCCGGCTATACCGGCGAGGACGGCTACGAGATCTCCGTGCCGGCCGGTGCTGCCGAGCCGCTGGCCCGGGCCCTGCTCGCCGACGAGCGCGTCGCCCCGATCGGGCTCGGCGCGCGCGATTCGCTGCGCCTCGAAGCCGGGCTTTGCCTCTACGGCCACGACCTCGACGAGACCACCTCGCCGGTCGAGGGCGCGATCACCTTCGTGCTGCAGAAGCGCCGCAAGGAAGAGGCCAATTTCCCGGGCGCGGCCCGCATCCTGTCCGAACTGGCGGACGGGCCGTCGCGCGTGCGCGTCGGCCTGACGCTCGCCGGCCGTGCCCCGGCCCGCGAGGGCGCGGAGATCCGCGCCGCCGATGGCAGCGTTATCGGCGTTCTCACCTCGGGCGGCTTCGCGCCGACGCTGGGTGCCCCGATTGCCATGGGCTATGTCGACCCGGCCCATGCGGGTGTCGGCACGCCGGTGAAGCTGGTGGTGCGCGGCCGCGAGCTCGAGGCGAGCATCGCCGACATGCCCTTCGTTCCCCAGCGCTACTATCGCAAGCCGTCCGCCTGA